TAGATTTCCTGGTTCTGTTATGCCCGATACTGTCTGGGTTAATGGAAACGAAGTTGTTTACTCATCGGTTAAGAAAGCAAATACATGGTGGTATACTGGGGATGATCTGACTGTCCATATCAGTGTGCCGGATTTCGCTTGTGATCGGAAATTGGAAGTAGTGGTCAAGTGCCCTAAAGAGAAGGTAAACCTGAATGGAATGATTGGCAAAATGAACCGGTTGAAATTATCTGTTGAGTATTTAAAGAACCACTGGAACAATTGGGATGCCCTTCCCGGTATTATTTCTTTGACAAACCAGACCGATCAAGAGATTAATTATCATCCGGAGAACTTTGCCAAACTGATAAAAACATTCAATACTAATTACGCACTAATCCCTGAGGCGGTGAAAAAAACTCATGTTTCAGAAAAAGTACAGAATATATTCACAAATTATTTAAGATAATGTAAAATGGACAACCGCCAACCCCATCTCAACATGCTGCATATTCATACTTAGTTTTTCAAATAAACACTTTATGTATCAAAAGTGGAATATGACAACCCAAGATACCGTGCTGAGCTGCGGTTTCCTGGTCGTCGATGAACTGCAGGCGGTTATTATAGACTTTGTACTGGTTAGCTACACTGTCCGAATGGGGTTACCGGGGTACGTTCAATATCACCTTTAACAGTACTGAGTCCGATACGAAAGCAGAGCGCATCGACAAGAATATCAAGTCGGTAAATATCTGCTTTCGTTCCGATAAAGAAATGGAAGGTGCTCTCACAAAAGCAACCTTTGCCCCGCAATGGAATATTGCGATCCTAGTTCAGCCCCTGAAGCCAAGTGTTTCAGGGGTTTTATATGCAGCTATCGTACTGATAATTATTATGTGTATTCTTTTATTTGGGTACGAAAGGATCAATTCTGACGGTTGTCGGGTCCAACCAGATTGTTCCTTCTATCGCTTCCTGATTTTGCGCGCCACATCCCTGCCTCGCACACGACCATTTCAGCTCTTTCCTGCCATATGAAATAGGTAACTATTTTCACGGGGCCTGCGCCCGGGTTACTTTGACCAGTCGTTGCGCATATCGCCTGCTTTTTATTTTTCTTTTTTATATTCCATTTTTTGCGGCGAAAATCCGTAGCATTGGTTGTTGCTAAAGTCGATTGTCAGCTTTCCATTGCAAATTGAGTATTTATGCATTGTCGGGTAAACTAAAACATACATTTTGCCTTTATAGCCGATCTCAATCGAGTCTTTAAATAATCCATAATCATAATGGTCATAAACCATATATCTGTTCGACTTATAAAAATCGTTTGCAGAAGTAAATTCATTTAGATTGGCTTTACTTATTATAGGACTATACATATATCTAGTCAGTAGCGTCAAGTATGCCGCTAACAAATTGCTTCGGTAGTAAGGTAATTTTTCGTATGTCCTGATGAACAGGTATTGTTCCCAATCCGTCATTCGAAATCCGTACAAAAAATATGAAATACCTACTATCCCATTCACCTTTTTAGTTGAACGAGTGCCTGAATTCAAGGGGTGAAAAGTTGGTTTTTGTTTTAAACAATTTGCTGAAAGACTGCGGGTGTTCAAACCCTAATTCATAAGCAATTTCGCTGACTGACATATCGGTAGTCGACAGTTTCTCTTTTGCTTTTTCAATCAGTTTGTTGTGGATGTGTTGCTGTGTGCTTTGTCCGGTCAGCACCTTCAGTAACCCGCTTAAATAATTGGGCGACACATTTAACGTTTCGGCAATGGATTGAACCGTCGGTAATCCACTCTCCATCAGGTCATCATTGTTGAAATGGTTGTTAAGAATCTCCTCCAGCTGACCCAGAATTTTGTGATTGGTAATTTTTCGTGTGAGGAACTGTCTGTGATAAAACCGGTCGGCATAGTTCAGCAATACCTCTATTTGCGAGATGATGATGTCCTGGCTAAACTGATCGATGTTGGTCAGATATTCCTGCTGAATGCTTTGCAAAATGCCTGAGATGATGACTTCCTCTTTCTCCGAGAGGAAAAGCGCTTCGTGGACAGAATAGCCGAAGTATTCGTATTGCTTAATGGTTTTAGACAGAGACGTGTGCCAAAGGAAATCGGGATGAATAAGCAGCATCCAGCCTGAGCTTTTGTGCACTCCATTTTTACGGGATTCAATGCCAAAAATCTGGTTGGGTGCCATGAAGAACATGGTGCCTTCGTCAAAATCGTATTGCTGCTGACCATATTTGAATTTGGCGTTACAATTCCTCTTCAGCGCAATGGAATAGAAATCAAATATCAAACTTTCCGGCTCGCTCCGGTGAATACGACTCACCGATTCCATGTTAATCACGCTGATAAGCGGATGTTCTGGCTTAGGCAACCCTCTCAGCTCATGAAACTCACTAATGGTTTTAATTTTATATACCTGGCTCTTACTCATCTTTTATTTGAGCTTTTTCATCTATCTGATTTTCTGTTTACGTTCAACACAATGGTTTTGTTCACTTGTGTTACCAGGGTATTTCTTTGTCTTTGAAAAACTTGCCCGTGGTGCCATTCTTACCCATGGTGGCAAATCTTACAATCGATTTGGCTCCTTCTTCAACAGTTTGTATTCCCTGATGCTGGTTCAGATCAGTAGCTGTATAACCCGGAGAAACACTGTTTATCGTAAAAACCGTACTTCTCAGTTCATTCGCCAACATCACGGTGAACGCGTTCAAGGCAGTTTTGGAACAACTATACGCATCGAACATGAAATAATTGGGATTATCCTGCGCGCGATTATGAAGTGTTAAGGACCCTAATTCACTCGATACGTTTATTATGACGGGTTCATCTGATTTTCTTAAAAGATGAATGAATTGTTGTGTTGTTTGTACGGCACCAAAAAAATTGGTTTCGAATACGTTTCGTAAATTATCCATATCGCCGGAAGATATATTTTGCGGTTGCTTTCCGGCAATGCCCGCGTTATTTATTAGAACATCCAAAGCCTCAATTTGGGTCTCCAACTCTTGTTTCGCTTTTTTTACCGAATGCATATCGGTTACATCGATTTCGACGAAATCTACATTGGAAATCCCCTGTTCATTCAATTTGGCTATCGCTTTTAAGCCTCTCGTCCTGTCCCTGCTACCCAAATAAACAAAGTACCCTAACTGTGCCATTTGTTTTGCCGTTTCATAACCAATTCCTTTGTTTGCTCCTGTTATGAGTACTGTCTTCATGGTTTTGTCTTTCCGGTATTTGTTATTTGTTCTGAAAATAAGCTTTCGAAAATTCCTTCGCGAAATCGGTCAATTTCACTTTCCCCAACCGGGGGCGGTTACGGTAATAATCTTCTGCTAATAATCCGCTGTGGAGACCGGCATACATTTCGACCAGACCGGCTGCAATGGTCGGATTCATTCCTGCTGCTACCAACTCGTTTTCCATTTGTTCGTCGGTAATTGTCATCCATTTTAATCCTGGCTTCCCAATCGCTTCGCCTAAAACCTGAGCTGTTTGGTTGCAGGTTAATTCTTCACTGCAAACATAACGCACGCTCCTGGCAGAAGGCAATGCCAAAAGTTCTTCGACAACTGCACTTGCGATATCTCCTGGCGAAACCCAGGGAACGATATCATCGTCTCCATAATTGGCTGCGATGTAGTCCAGGTTTTTTATCATATCTGCGTAAGCATACAGATTGTAATAGAAAGAAGTGGGGCGAATATGTGTAATGGTTGTTGTCAAAGGCAATTTGTTGAGAATACCTTCGACATCATGAGCATTACGTAAAATTCCATTGCCTTTTTCCGTATGAGCTCCTATACTACTGAGGTTGACCACACGTTTTACTCCTGCCTGTTCGATTGATTGTGCATAATTATGACCAAGCCGGCGATAGTATGCCAGCAGATCGAGATTGTGGTCGAAGTAATTGTTAGGAGGAACCATAGTATATACGCTATCGGCTCCTGTAAAAGTATTGACCAGGAAGTTGATATCTTCCAGTGAGCCAATAGCTGCTGAAGCGCCAATCTCCCCGATGACTTTTTGCCTTTCCGGATTACTACTGACA
This Prolixibacter sp. NT017 DNA region includes the following protein-coding sequences:
- a CDS encoding AraC family transcriptional regulator, whose amino-acid sequence is MSKSQVYKIKTISEFHELRGLPKPEHPLISVINMESVSRIHRSEPESLIFDFYSIALKRNCNAKFKYGQQQYDFDEGTMFFMAPNQIFGIESRKNGVHKSSGWMLLIHPDFLWHTSLSKTIKQYEYFGYSVHEALFLSEKEEVIISGILQSIQQEYLTNIDQFSQDIIISQIEVLLNYADRFYHRQFLTRKITNHKILGQLEEILNNHFNNDDLMESGLPTVQSIAETLNVSPNYLSGLLKVLTGQSTQQHIHNKLIEKAKEKLSTTDMSVSEIAYELGFEHPQSFSKLFKTKTNFSPLEFRHSFN
- a CDS encoding NAD(P)H-binding protein — protein: MNIVVTGSLGHISKPLTRELVEKGHSVTVVSSNPERQKVIGEIGASAAIGSLEDINFLVNTFTGADSVYTMVPPNNYFDHNLDLLAYYRRLGHNYAQSIEQAGVKRVVNLSSIGAHTEKGNGILRNAHDVEGILNKLPLTTTITHIRPTSFYYNLYAYADMIKNLDYIAANYGDDDIVPWVSPGDIASAVVEELLALPSARSVRYVCSEELTCNQTAQVLGEAIGKPGLKWMTITDEQMENELVAAGMNPTIAAGLVEMYAGLHSGLLAEDYYRNRPRLGKVKLTDFAKEFSKAYFQNK
- a CDS encoding SDR family oxidoreductase — its product is MKTVLITGANKGIGYETAKQMAQLGYFVYLGSRDRTRGLKAIAKLNEQGISNVDFVEIDVTDMHSVKKAKQELETQIEALDVLINNAGIAGKQPQNISSGDMDNLRNVFETNFFGAVQTTQQFIHLLRKSDEPVIINVSSELGSLTLHNRAQDNPNYFMFDAYSCSKTALNAFTVMLANELRSTVFTINSVSPGYTATDLNQHQGIQTVEEGAKSIVRFATMGKNGTTGKFFKDKEIPW